The Acidobacteriota bacterium genome includes the window GGGACGGTGGGGGATGACGGTGGGGTGGTGAACGTCAACAACCCCGCAACGAGGTACTCAAACATGATGACTCCAAGTCAAAATGAGAACCGATCTCAAGTTTAGGCAAGTGTATATCCGACCAAATAGGTCGGTCAAGCCGTATTGTTGAGATCCTCAGCGCCCAGCGCGCCCCACGACCAGGTTGCCCAGGAAAGGCCCAATCGCCAACGGCGCCAGTGCCCACTGCCACCCGGCGGTTTCCGCGATCGCCGCGGTGGCCCGGATGCTCAGCATCGTCAGCAGAAAGCCGGCGCACGTCTGCAGGGTCAGCGCGGTGCCGATGTGCGCGGGGTCGCACGACTCGGTGATGAGCGCGGAGAACTGCGCGGAGTCTGCGATGACCGTTGCGCCCCAGACCACGGCGACGAGCACGAGCAGCCACGGCGCGCGCCCGAACACGAGCGGCGTCGTGAGCGCCAGGATCCCGCTCGCGATCATCGCGAGTCTCGCCACGCGCGCCTTGCCCACGCGATCGGCAGCGATCCCGGCGAGCAGGCAGGCCGGCGCGCCCGCGACGAACGTGATGGCGGCAATCACCGGTCCCCAGCTCGCCGCCGCGCCGGAGTAGGCGAACGCGCTTGCCGCGCCGAACGCCGCCATCCAGGTCCAGCAGCCGTACAGCTCCCACATGTGCCCGAGATAGCCGAGCGTTGAGGCACGGGCGCGCGGCTCGCGGAAGATGACGAGCGCGGCTTTCGGATCGAAGCGCGCCGTCGGGATGACGTGCGGGCCGTCGCGCACGATCAGCAGCATGATCGCCGCGCCCGCGATCGCCTGGATCGAGACGCCGGCCATGACCTGGCGCCACGCCAGCGGGGCGGCGATGGCGGCGAGCACGTGCGGTCCCGCCGATCCGAGCGTCAGCGCGCCGATGAGCAGTCCGAGCGCCGTGCCTCGCCGCCGGAGCGTCCATCCGGCGGCAATCTTCATGGCCGGCGGGTAGACGCCCGCGAGCGCAACGCCGGTGAGAAACCGTCCGGCGATGAGGGATGCGCCGTTCGGCGCCACGAATGCGGACAGCGTGGCGAGGGCGCCCATCACGCAGCCGCCCGCGAACACGCGGCGCGGCGCGACGATGTCCGGCAGATTGGTGAGCGCGCTGGCCAGCGTGCCGACGACGAACCCGAGTTGGACGGCCATCGTGAGCCACGCGATGCCGTCGGCGCCCAGCGCGAAGCGTGCCGCGAGGGCCGGCGCGACCGCCGTGCCGGCAAACCACAGGCTCATGCCAAGCAGTTCGGCGAGGGCAATCCACGCCAGTTGGATGGCTGATTGCGGTTTACCGCGCGCCGGTTTGCCGGTAGGATGCACGATGACTCCCGGGGACAGCATGGTGCGAGAGCATAGCCGGATTTTTCACCGCGCGGGTGTGGCCACCCTCGTTGTGCTCCTGGTGATGAGCATGACGGCGAGCGCGCAGTTGAGACCTGAGTTTCGCGGGCGCCGCGGCGTCGTGGCCGCCGGCCGCAGCCACACGGCCGAAGCCGGCGCGCGGATGATGATGAACGGGGGAAATGCCATCGACGCCGGCGTGGCCGCGGTGTTCGCGGCCGCGGTGGTGGAGATCTCGCATTTCGGCCTGGGCGGCGAAGCGCCCATCATCATCTACTCGGCGCGCGACCGGCAGGTGATCGTCATCAACGGGCAGGGCCGCGCGCCGCGCGCCGCCACCCCCGCGCTCTTCGCCGGCAAGGCGGCGATCCCCGGCAACGGTCCGCTCGGCGCGACGATTCCCGCGGTGGTGGATGCCGCCACGCTCGCGCTCGCGCGCTACGGCACGAAGTCGCTGGGCGACGTCCTCGCGCCCGCGGTCGCGCTCGCCGACGGCTTCCCGATGTACGACTTCCTCCGGCGGTATCTCGAGTCGGAGCGCAAGGGGTGCGAGCCGTACGCCTGGACGATGCGGACCTACTATCCGGAAGGGCGCATTCCGGCGGCCGGCGAGATGTTCCGGCAGCCGAACCTCGCAAGGACGCTGCGGGCGCTGGCCGACGCCGAGCGCGCCGCGCTGGCGGCTGGCGCCGGGCGGGAGCAGGCGATCCGCGCCGGGCGCGACGCGTTCTACAAGGGAGACATCGCGCGACGCATGGCGGCCGCCGTGCAGGAGGCGGGCGGCGTGATGACCGAGGCGGACCTCGCCGCGTACGAGGGGCGGATCGAGGAGCCGACCTCCGCCACCTATCGGGGGCTGACGATCTACAAGGCGGGCCCGTGGAACCAGGGACCCGTGCTGCTGCAGACGCTCCGGCTGCTCGAAGGATTCGATCTCAAGTCGATGGGCGCCGGCTCGGCCGACGCGGTCCACGTGGCGACCGAGGCCGTGAAGCTCGCGTACGCCGACCGCGACCGGTACTACGGCGACCCGGACTTCGTGAAGGTGCCGATGGCGGAACTGCTGTCCGACGGCTACACGACCGAGCGCCGGGCGCTGATCGATCGCGCAAAGGCGAGCCTGGACACCCGTCCGGGCGACCCCGCCGCCCGACGCGCGCTTACCGAGGAGGAGCGAGCCGCCGGAGGGGAGCGCCGCGAAGCGGCGCCGGCGAGCGGGGAGCAAAGCGCCGCCGGAGGGGAGCGCCGCGAAGCGGCGCCGGCGAGCGTTGAGAAAGACACGACCGCGGTGGAAGCCGTCGACAAGGACGGCAATCTTTTTTCCGCGACCCCCAGCTCCGGCTGGCTGCTCGGCGGCGCGTTCGTCGCCGCCGACACCGGCGTGCCGATGAGCAACCGGATGCAGGCGTTCCGGCTCGACCCGGCGAGCCCCAACGTGCTCGCCGGCGGCAAGCGGCCGCGCACCACGCTGACCCCGACGATCGTGTTGCAGGACGCCAGGCCGTTCCTGGCCATCGGCACGCCCGGCGGTGACAGCCAGGATCAGCAGATCCTCAACGCGCTTCAACTCGTTGCATCCGGAAAGCTCGTTCGACGATCATCGTGCGCAGCCCGGGGTGCTCGAGATCGAGGCCTCCGCGCCGGCGGCCGTGCGCGACGAGCTGGCGCGTCGCGGGCACGTTCTTCGCGTACGTCCCGCGTACGGGATCTCCACCGGCGTGGTGGCAGCCGGGATCGATCCCACGACCGGCCTGTTGAGGGGCGGCGCGGATCCGCGCCGCGAGCGGTACATCGTCGCGTGGTGAGCTGATGCACATACCTTTCGTCACCGAGAAGCTCGCCAATGGCCTCGACGTCATCGTCCATGAGGACCACGGCTGCCCGATCGTCGCGGTGAACCTCTGGTATCACGTCGGCTCGAAGAACGAGCGGCCGGGTCGAACCGGTTTCGCGCACCTCTTCGAGCACCTCATGTTCGAGGGGTCGCAGCACTACGACCGCGGCTATTTCCACCCGTTGCAGGAAGCGGGCGCCTCGCTGAACGGCTCGACCAACGCAGACCGGACGAACTACTGGGAGGTCGTGCCGTCCAATGGCGTCGAGCTGGCGCTGTGGATGGAGTCGGATCGCATGGGCTATCTGCTTCCCGCGCTGACCGAGCAGAAGTTCGTCAACCAGCGCGACGTCGTGCTCAACGAGCGCCGGCAGAACTACGAGAATCGCCCGTACGGGCTCGCGACGATGGCGCTGGTGGCCGCGATGTACCCGCCGGATCATCCGTATCACTGGCTGACGATTGGCGGCGCCGAGGACCTCAAGGCGACAGGGCTGGAGGAGGTCCGCGCGTTCTTCCAGACCTACTACCATCCGCGCAACGCGTCGCTCTCGATTGCGGGCGACATCGACACGCGCCGCGCGCTGGAGCTGGCCAGGGACTACTTCGAGGAGATTCCCGCCGGCCCGGCGCCGCTGCCGGTGGTGCCCCCCCGCGCGGAGGTCACCTCCGAGCAGCGGCTGCTCCTCGAAGACCGCGTGGAGCTCCCGCGCATCTACATGTCGTGGCACGCACCGGCGCTGTTCGAGAAAGGGGATGCCGAGCTGGATCTCGTGGCTGAGATTCTGGCGGGGGGCAAGACGTCGCGGCTGTACCGCGCGCTGGTCTATGAAACGCGCGTCGCGACCGAGATCGCGGCGTCGCAGAACTCGCGCGAGCTTTCCAGCTTCTTCCAGGTCGTGGCGACCGCGGCGCCCGGACGGATGCTGCCGGAAGTGGAGCGGATTATTCGCGGTGAGATCGAGCGTTTTATCGCGCACGGCCCCGAGCCAGCGGAGCTCGAGCGCGCGCTCGCGCAGGCCGAAGCGCATTTCGTGCAGCGGCTGCAGACCGTGGGAGGCTTCGGGGGCAAATCCGATCAGCTCAATGCGTACAACACGTTCCTCGGCGGGCCGGATTACTTTGCGCAGGATCTGCAGCGGTACCGCGACGCGACGGCAGACGACATCCGCGAAGCCGCCGCAACGCACCTCGCGACCAGCCGCCGCGTGATGCTCAGTGTCGTGCCCCGGGGGCGGCTCGCGCTCGCCATGCCCAATTCCAAGCCGGTGTCCGTTTCATGATGCGCGTCGATCGCAGCTCCCTGCCGGTGCTCGGGCCCGATCCCCAGCTCCGGTTTCCGACCATCGAAAAGTCGTCGCTGTCCAACGGGCTGAGGATCTGGACGATCGAGCACCGCGACGTGCCCGTGGTCGTCTTCGTGCTGCTGCTGCCGGTCGGCGCCGCCGCCGATCCGGACGATCGTCCGGGCCTTGCCGCCATCACCGGCGACCTGCTGGACGAAGGGTGCGGCAACCGCTCCGCGCTCGAGATCCACGACGCGCTCGCGCGGCTCGGCGCCCAGATGGAGACCGAGGTGGGCTCGGACGCGAGCGTCGTGACGATGTCCGTCCTGTCGCGGAACATGGGGCGCGGCCTCGGCCTGCTCGCGGAGATGGTGCGCGAGCCGCGATTCGAGCAGAAGGAATTCGACCGCGTCCGCGATCTCCGGCTGAACCGGTTGCTGCAGCTGCGCGACCTCGCGCCGGCCGTCGCCGATCGGGCGTTCACGCACCTGCTCTACAGGAACCACCCGTACGGGCATCTCGCCATCGGCACAGAGGGATCGCTCCGGGGCATGATGCTGCGCGAAGTCCACCAGCACTACCGCCGCGCGTACCGCCCGGAGCGCGTCACGGTGATTGCGGTCGGCGATGCCACGCACGACGCGTTGAAGCAGGCGGTCGCGCGCGGGTTCGAGAGCTGGAAGCCGGCGGCCGGCGGCAACGGCACCCCGCTCGTGGATGCCGGCGAGATCGATCCGCCACGCGGGGCCCTCGAGCGCCTCGCGGTCGTGCATCGCGCCGGTGCGGCGCAGTCGGAGCTGCGTATCGGCCAGGTCGCAGCGGCGCGACAAACGCCCGACTATCACGCGCTCCTCGTGCTCAACATGGTGCTGGGCGGGCAGTTCATCAGCCGCGTGAACATGAACCTGCGCGAGGAGAAGGGATACACCTACGGCGCGCGGACGGCGTTCGATTTCCGGCGCGGTCGCGGCCCCTTCCTGCTGCAGGTGGGGGTGCAGACCGAGGTCACCGCCGACGCGCTCCGCGAGGCGCTGGCCGAACTGGCGGCCATCCGCGGCGATCGGCCGGTGACCGACGCGGAGCTGACCACCGCCCGCGCGGCGCTGACGCGCGGCTACCCCAGGAACTTCGAGACCGCGGATCAGATCGCCCGCGCCGCGGCGCAGCTCGCGCTGTACGGGCTGCCGGACAATTACTTCAGCGAGTTCGCGCCGAAGGTGACCGCCGTCGATCGCGACGAGGTGACCCGCGTGGCGCAGGCGTACCTCGATCCCCCGCGCATGCTCACCGTCGTGGTCGGCGACCGCGATCGCATTACGGCACCGCTCTCGGCGCTCAACCTGGGTGACTCCTCGGAAGTGGCGATGGCGTAAATGAAGGCGATCAGATTCCATCAGCATGGCGGGCCCGAGGTCCTGCGCTACGAGGACGCGCCGGACCCGGCGCCGGCGCCCGGCTACGCGCGCGTGCGCGTGCGCGCGTGCGCGCTCAACCACCTCGATCTCTGGGAGCGTCGCGGCCTGGATCGCGTCAGCCTGCCGCTCCCGCACATCTCGGGCAGCGATGTGGCCGGCGAAGTGATCGACGCAGAGGGTTTCGAGACCGGTGCGCGCGTGCTCGTGCAGCCCGGCCTGAGTTGCGGTCGTTGTCCCGCGTGCCTCGCCGGGCGCGACAATCTGTGTCCGTCGTACGACGTTCTTGGATACCGCTCCGATGGGGGGTACGCCGAGATCGTCCGGGTGCCGCTCGCCAACCTGGTGCGCATCCCGCCGCACGTCGACTTCGTTCGTGCGGCCGCCTTTCCGCTGACCTTCCTGACGGCCTGGCACATGCTCGCGACCGTCGCGCGCGTCCGGCCCGGCGAGGATGTGCTCGTGCTCGCGGCGGGCAGCGGCGTGGGACAGGCGGCCGTTCAGGTCGCGCGTTTCCTGGGCGCCCGGGTCATCGCCACCGCTGGATCGGACGAAAAGGTCGCGCGCGCCTCGCAGATGGGTGCATGGGGCGTGATCAACCACTCGTCCGGCGATGTCGCGGCAGAAGTCCGGCGCCTGACCGGTGGCCGCGGTGTCGACGCCGCCGTCGAGCACGTGGGACAGGCCACGTGGGAACAGAGCATCCGCAGCCTCGCGCGCGGCGGGCGCGTCGTCACATGCGGCGCCACGACCGGATACGCGACCACGCTGGACCTGCGTCATCTCTTCGCCCGGCAGCTCTCTCTGCTCGGGTCGTACATGGGCACGAAGGCCGAGCTGCTCGAGGCGTCGCATTTGTTTTTCGGCGGGCAACTGACGCCGGTGGTGGATACCACCTATCGGCTGGAAGCGGCCGCCGAGGCGCAAGTTCGGATGGAACGGCGGGAGCAATTCGGTAAAATCGTGCTGGAGGTGTGAACCACCTCCCGCCGATCGCCGTCCAACGTACGAAGGGATTCATGAGCCTCGGCCGTATCAGCCTCAGCCTGTTTGGCGTCGTTGGCCTGGTGGCGGCGGCGCTGGCGGGCGCGACCATCTGGCTGTTGGTGACCGATCCCGTGACGGTCGCCGACGCGGTCGCCACCGGCGAGGTTTCTCCCCTGATGCGCGCGCTTGCCGTGGTACTCGCCGACGCGCTGCGCGATCTTGTCAAATACCTGTAAGGGGGACAGTCACACTTCTCATGCCTGCACGCGAGAAGTGTGACTGTCCCCCTTCTTGCGTCAGAGGCTCTTCCGCAGGAAGCGAACCAGCACGTACCCGTCCATCCAGCTGAAAGGCGCCACGCCGGTGCTGTAGTGCCCGCAGGGCAGCACGGCCACTTCGTGGTCCACCCCGCGCGCGGAGAACTCGTCGACCAGCATGCGCGAGAGGCGCACGGGAAACGAGAGATCGTACCGCGCGTACACCAGCAGCACCTTGCGATCCTTCACGCGGTCGAGAAACGGAAAGGGGCTGATCGGCAGCCACATCCGCCGCAGACCTTCGAGGTCGATGTGGCCGTCCAGCCCCTGGCGCACGTGGGCGGTCGACAGCCCTTCCCACACGACGTCGGCGAAGTACGGCGAAATGTGGTTGAGCGCGGCCGCGCGGATGAGCGGCTCGTGAGCCGCGGTGAGCATCGCGAGGCACGATCCGAGGCTCGTGCCGAGGATGCCGATGCGCTCGTAGCCCTGCGACGCCAGCCAGGCGATCGCACGGCGCGCGTCGAGCACCGCCTGCCGGCACACCTGCGCGGTTCGCACGATGTTCGAGCTGACGATGTAATCCGCGCGGGTCAGCTCCGGAGGCATGCGCGCGTCGTGATAGGGAAGGCTCAGGCGGAGCGCCGAGATCCCGAATCGCGACAGCAGCCGCGCCAGGCCGACGTGACCATCGGCGTCGGCGTTCCACTGCGGCAGCACGAGGACGGCTCGCTTCGACTCGGCGGCACGGCCGCGCGCCGCCCCGCTCAGGGCAGGAAACAGCCGCGCGTGCACCGTGTTGTTCTCCTCGTGCGGCGTCGTGAGCGCGCTCGGAAACGTCAGCCGATCGCCGTCGAAATGGTACTGGCGGGTCGGCGGTGCGTGATAGAACGCGTCGCTGTCCTGCATCACCGTGGCCGACCACGCGTCCACGATCTCGGCGGGCGGCGCGTCGGGCGTCACGCCCGCGGCATCGAGCCACTCCAGTCCCCACTCGAAGGGACGGACGATGCGATCCTTCGAAACGGCGGCGAGGCGGCGTTCCCAGGCGTGAAAGAGCCAGCTCAGCATTGGCGCGAGGGGTTCGAGGGGCTCGAGGGGTTCGAGGAGGCAAGGGTGTTGCAGCCGGCCCTCGTATGACCGTCGAGCATCCGGCGAAACCTGACGTGCCTCGGCCGGGAGAAGTGGTGGATCGCCCGCCGACCGAGCGGCCCCCGAAGCGGCCGGGGGGGGAACCCGACCGGAAACCCGACATTCATCCGGTGCCGCCCCCGACCGATCCTGGCCCGGGACCGATCTGAGCCTCGCAGGCGAGCGCGATGCGCAGCAGCTCGCGCGTCGCGCCGCGGCGCGCCGCGATCTGACAGCCGCACGGGAGGTTGTCGCGGGTGACGCCCATGGGCAGCGACAGCGCGGGGTGCCCCGTGATGTTGAACGTCTGCGTGAGCTTCAGCGTCAGGCCGCGCACGGCTTCCTTCACGCCTTCGATCTCGACGGACGCGGCGCCGAGCGGCGGCGCGGGAATCGCGAGCGACGGGAGCAGCAGCGCGTCGGCGTCCGCCAGCGAGGCGTCCACGGCCTTGATCAGCACGTCGCGGCCGCGCATCGCACGCACGTAATCCTCGCCGAGGATGTAGCGCCCCATCTCGAGCCGGGTGCGCACGCCGGGCACATACTTCTCCGGGACCGCATCGAGCGTTGCCGCGTGATACTCCATCGCTTCGGCCATGACGATGTGCAGGTATACCGCGGGAACAAACGTCGCGTGCTCGATCGCGCCGCGCGTCACGCGGTGCCCGGCGTCCTCGAGATGGCGGCACGTCTCTTCGAACCGCGCCCGCACGTCGGGATCCAGGCGATCGAGATAGAACGGAACGGGGACGACGAAGTGCAGCGGCGCGGCGGCTGGCGTCCATTCGGCCGCGCTCGACATGCGGCCCGACAGCGCCTCGTACATCAGCGCCGCGTCGAGGACCGACCGCGTCATCGGGCCGACGTGGTCGAGCGTGCGGCTGAGCGGCACGACCCCCTCCACGGGAATCTCGCCGGCCGTGGGTTTGAGCCCGACGATGCCGCAGGCCGCGGATGGAATGCGGATGCTGCCGCCCGTGTCGGTGCCGACCGAGGCGACCGACATGCCGGTCGAAACCGCGATCGCGGATCCGCCGCTCGATCCGCCGGGCGAGCGCGACGGGTCGAACGGATTGTGCGCCGCCCCGAACGCGGAGTCCTCGGTCGTCGTGCCGAACGCGAACTCGTGCAGGTTCGTCTTGCCGATGAGGACCGCGCCCGCCTGCCGGAGCCGGCTGACGACGGGCGCATCGGCGGCGGCGCGGTGGCCCTCGCGCACCCGTGAGGCCGCCGTCGTCGGAAGGCCGGCGACGTCGATCAGATCTTTCAGCGACACGGGAATGCCGTGGAGCGGGCCGCGATAACGGCCGGCCGCGATCTCGCGGTCTGCCTGCTCGGCCTGGGAGCGCGCGGCGTCCTGCGTCACCGTGATGAACGCGTTCAGCGCGCGGTGGCGGTCGATTTCGCGCAGGCACGCGTCCACCAGATCGGCGCTGCGCAGTTCGCGTGCGCGGACGCGCTGGCCGAGCGCATGAAGGGTGAGGCTACTGACCGTGCCCGTCTGCATGCTGGTTCCACGGCGCCGCGCGCAGCAGCCGCGTGGCGGCCGCGAGCGATTCAAGGATGGGCACGAGATCGTCGAGGCCGCGCCGCCGCGCGTCTGCTGTTGCCGCCTCGAGCCACTGTTCAATGGTCATGGCACGTTCCCTCATCATTAGAAGCTGACGCTCGTCCGCAGCGCGAGCGGCACGGTGAGGAACTTGTGCGCGATCGGGCGGTCGAGGCGGTTCATCGCGACCTTCAGCGCCAGGTCGACGGCGATCGGCCCGACGACGAGCCCGCCGCCCGCTTCGGCGAACAGGCGGGTGCCGTCGCTGAGCGTGCTGCGAATGAGTCCGGCGCCGCCCGCAAGGAAGGCACGGCTCCCCAGACCCCAGCCGGGGGATCGGTCCGAGACGTACACGCCGACGCTCGCGTCGAACGCGCGCGCGTCGGTCAGCGCGTAGCTCGAGACGGTGGCGGGCCCGTCGAACGCGATTCGAATCACCGGCAGATCCTCGCGGCTCGCGCGAATCCCCAGCGTCGATCCGGCCGACAGCCCGAAGGGATACACCGTCACGCCGAACCCGCGGCCGCGGCGCCTGAATTCCAGCACCTCCACCTTCGTCAGCTCGTCGCGCGAGCGGTAGTCGTAGGTTTCGCGCTGCGCCTCGGCGACCTCGCGCCCCACCAGCTCCCGCACGGGCCAGTCGGCAAAATGGAGCGGCCGCGTGTGCTGCTGGTCGAGGCTGACGCTCACGAACTGCCGGCGCGGGGCCGCGGACTGCGCGTGCGCGCCCGCGGCGAGAGCGGGCATCACGACCAGCACCGCCGCGCACGCGGCCCCTCGCACGTGGCACCTCGCACGTCGCACGTGCCCCGGCGCACGTCGCACGTGGCACCTCGCACGTCGCACGTGCCCCGGCGCACGTCGCACGTGGCACCTCGCACGTCGCACGTGGCACCTCGCACGTCGCACGTGGCACCTCGCACGTCGCACGTGACTACTGTGCCAGCAGCTCATCGATCGTCTGCTTGAACCGGTCGTACGGATACGCCCCGCGCAGCACGCGCACGACCTTGACCGTGTTGCTGCCCGGTTCGGTCATGCCGAAGAAGATGGCGGGCGTGCCCGTGGCGCCAAGATTGACCGCCTCCTGCACGCTCGCGTTGACGGCCGCCGTGTACCGCCCGCTGTCGAGACACTGCTTCAGGCGTGCCGGGTCGACGCCGACCGCCTTGCCGTGCTCGAGAAGCTCGGCCGGGGAGAGCTGGCGCGGGTTGGCGAACAGCCGCTCCCACATCTCCCAGTACTTGCCCTGGTCGCCCGCGCAATTGGCCGCCTCGTGCGCCTTCGGCGCCTGCGGGTGCAGCGAGTCGATGGGGAAATCGCGAAACACGTAGCGCACCTTGCCCGTCTGGATGTATTCGCGATCGATCTGCGGCATCGTCTCGCGCACGTGCCGGCCGCAGTACGGGCACTGGAAGTCCGAGAACTCGATCATCGTCACTTTCGCGTCGGCGCGGCCGCGCGCCGGGGCGTTGGTGATGTTGATGGGCACCTGCTGCGGCTGCGGATCGCGGGCCTGGTTGAGGGCGGCCAGGAGCTGCCCGAGCTGCTGCTCGACTGTCTGCAGGCGTGACTTGAGCGCCTCGACGTCTTTGCGGAGCGCCGCGACGTCCGACGCGCCGGCCGAGCCCTGTTGCCCCATGCCGACGGCGCCGACCGCGATGCCCGCGGCCAGCAGACCGACGCCGGTGACGATCGAAATGGACTTCATGTCTGCAGCCTATGCCATCTGTTCGACCTCGTCCAGCGTCGCGACGGCACGGCGGAGGTGCGGGATGGTGATGGACCCGCCCACGACGAGGGCGACGTTGAACGCCTCGAAGAACTCGTCGCGCGTCGTCCCCTCCTCGCGGCAGCGCGCGATGTGATACGTGACGCAGTCGTCGCAGCGCAGCACGAGCGAGGCGACGAGCCCCAGCAGCTCCTTGGTCTTGACCGGCAGGGCGCCCGGCTCGTAGGCGCGCGTGTCGAGCGCGAAAAACCGCTTGATCTCCAGGTTGCCCGATTCGAGGATGCGCGCGTTCATCTTCTCGCGGAACGCGCGGAACTGGTCCAGTCGCTCAGCCATCGAGTTCACCGTTCTCCCGCAGCAGCCCGAGCAGCCGATCGCGGTGCCGCGACGCGCGCTCTCGCGCGTCGGCGGCCAGCACGATCAGATCGAACGGCCCGGAGACTTTGTGGACGAGCAGTCCCGGGTCGCCCAGCATCACGCTGACGCGCGCGCCGGGGGCGCCGGCGCGGAGCGCGGCCGTCACCGCGTCGGCCGCGGGCCGATCTCGCGCGAAGCAGATGACCATCGCCGCCGGCGCGAGCCGCGCCGCGAGGCGCGCGGCGTCAGCGGCGGCGCCGCCGACGAGGAGCGCCCGCATGTGCTGCATATTCCCGCCGGCCGTTGCCTCCGGCGGATCTGAAATTGTAAGCTGAAGCCCGCGCGCATGCGGCACACCAAGATCATCGCCACGGTCGGCCCCGCGAGCCAGTCCGACACCACGCTGGCCGAGCTTGTCGAGGCGGGCGTCGACGTCTTCCGTCTGAATTTCTCTCACGGCACCCAGCAGACGCACGCGGACGTGTTCGCCCGGGTGCGACACGCGGCGCGCGGCGCCCGGCGGCATGTCGCGATCATGCAGGACCTGGCCGGGCCGAAAATCCGCACCGGCCGGCTCACCGGCGGAGGCCCCGTGGCCCTCGAGGAAGGGGCCACGCTGCGTATCGAGATCGGCGAGGGTGAGGGGAGCGCCTCGCGCGTATTTTCCGCGTACGCGCCGCTGGCTGCCGCGGTGCGCCGCGGGGATCGCCTGCTCCTCGACGACGGGCGGATCGAGCTGCAGGTCGCGGGGGCGGATGGGCAGGGGATCGACACCCTCGTGGTGAACGGCGGCCCGCTCGGCGAGCGGAAGGGCATCGCCGCCCCCGGCGTGCCGCTGCCGTCCTCTGCGCTGACGGAGAAGGACGTCTCCGACCTGCGTTTCGGCCTCGAGCTGGGCGTCGACCTGGTCGCCATCAGCTTCGTGCAGACCGCGGACGATATCCGCGCCGCGCGGGACGTGATGCGGCGCGTCGGGCGCGAGGCCAGCGTCATCGCGAAAATCGAGCGCGCGAGCGCCGTCGATCACATCGACGCGATCCTCCAGGAGGCCGACGGCGTCATGGTCGCCCGCGGCGACCTCGGGCTGGAGCTTCCCTTCGAGCGCGTCCCGACCGTGCAGAAAGCCATCGCGCGCCGCGCGCGTGAACGCGGGCTGCCCGCCATCGTCGCCACGCAGGTGCTGGAATCCATGCGGTTCGAGCCGCGGCCCACCCGCGCGGAGGTGAGCGACGCCGCCAACGCCGTGGAAGAGGGCGTGGACGCCATCATGCTGGCAGGGGAGACCGCGGCGGGGCAGTTCCCCGTCAGGGCGGTGCGGGCGCTCGATGCCGTGCTGCGCGAGGCGGAGCGCATGCTGCCCGACGCCACGACCGTGGAGCCGTCGGTCGATCCGACGCGCACGGGCCACGGCCGCGCGCTGTGCGAGGCGGCGGTGACCCTGGCTCGCACCGGACAGGCGGACGCCATCGTCGCGGTGACCCGCGGCGGCAAGACGGCGCGGCTCCTGTCGGCGCTCCGCCCGAAGGCCCCCATCTACGCCGCGACCGACTCGATTGCCGTCGCCGAGCGGCTCGCGCTGCAGTGGGGCGTCGTCCCGATCGTGTGCGCGCTGGGGAGCGAGCAGGAAGTCGAGCGGTCGATCGTCGCCTGCGGCGCGATCCAGGGGGAAGCGGTCGTCGTGCTTGTCAGCGTCAGCCCGAACCTCCGCCAGCCCCACTCGAATTTCCTGACGCTCAGGAGAGTCTGAGCGCGCGCGGTGCTGGAACCTAGGACCGCGAACGCCGATAGAAGCCGAGCCCCGCGGCGAGCACGACCGCCGATTGCCCGATCAGATTGAGTTCGTAATTCACCACGCTGGCAGTGCCCGGCGGCGGGACGAAGAGCAGGGCGATCGAAATGAGCGTGGCGGCCATGCCGACGAGCATGGCGGCGCGAAGGCGCGCGGTTGGCGCCGACACGAGCCGC containing:
- a CDS encoding gamma-glutamyltransferase — its product is MATLVVLLVMSMTASAQLRPEFRGRRGVVAAGRSHTAEAGARMMMNGGNAIDAGVAAVFAAAVVEISHFGLGGEAPIIIYSARDRQVIVINGQGRAPRAATPALFAGKAAIPGNGPLGATIPAVVDAATLALARYGTKSLGDVLAPAVALADGFPMYDFLRRYLESERKGCEPYAWTMRTYYPEGRIPAAGEMFRQPNLARTLRALADAERAALAAGAGREQAIRAGRDAFYKGDIARRMAAAVQEAGGVMTEADLAAYEGRIEEPTSATYRGLTIYKAGPWNQGPVLLQTLRLLEGFDLKSMGAGSADAVHVATEAVKLAYADRDRYYGDPDFVKVPMAELLSDGYTTERRALIDRAKASLDTRPGDPAARRALTEEERAAGGERREAAPASGEQSAAGGERREAAPASVEKDTTAVEAVDKDGNLFSATPSSGWLLGGAFVAADTGVPMSNRMQAFRLDPASPNVLAGGKRPRTTLTPTIVLQDARPFLAIGTPGGDSQDQQILNALQLVASGKLVRRSSCAARGARDRGLRAGGRARRAGASRARSSRTSRVRDLHRRGGSRDRSHDRPVEGRRGSAPRAVHRRVVS
- a CDS encoding insulinase family protein; this translates as MMRVDRSSLPVLGPDPQLRFPTIEKSSLSNGLRIWTIEHRDVPVVVFVLLLPVGAAADPDDRPGLAAITGDLLDEGCGNRSALEIHDALARLGAQMETEVGSDASVVTMSVLSRNMGRGLGLLAEMVREPRFEQKEFDRVRDLRLNRLLQLRDLAPAVADRAFTHLLYRNHPYGHLAIGTEGSLRGMMLREVHQHYRRAYRPERVTVIAVGDATHDALKQAVARGFESWKPAAGGNGTPLVDAGEIDPPRGALERLAVVHRAGAAQSELRIGQVAAARQTPDYHALLVLNMVLGGQFISRVNMNLREEKGYTYGARTAFDFRRGRGPFLLQVGVQTEVTADALREALAELAAIRGDRPVTDAELTTARAALTRGYPRNFETADQIARAAAQLALYGLPDNYFSEFAPKVTAVDRDEVTRVAQAYLDPPRMLTVVVGDRDRITAPLSALNLGDSSEVAMA
- a CDS encoding insulinase family protein, coding for MHIPFVTEKLANGLDVIVHEDHGCPIVAVNLWYHVGSKNERPGRTGFAHLFEHLMFEGSQHYDRGYFHPLQEAGASLNGSTNADRTNYWEVVPSNGVELALWMESDRMGYLLPALTEQKFVNQRDVVLNERRQNYENRPYGLATMALVAAMYPPDHPYHWLTIGGAEDLKATGLEEVRAFFQTYYHPRNASLSIAGDIDTRRALELARDYFEEIPAGPAPLPVVPPRAEVTSEQRLLLEDRVELPRIYMSWHAPALFEKGDAELDLVAEILAGGKTSRLYRALVYETRVATEIAASQNSRELSSFFQVVATAAPGRMLPEVERIIRGEIERFIAHGPEPAELERALAQAEAHFVQRLQTVGGFGGKSDQLNAYNTFLGGPDYFAQDLQRYRDATADDIREAAATHLATSRRVMLSVVPRGRLALAMPNSKPVSVS
- a CDS encoding MFS transporter; this encodes MLSPGVIVHPTGKPARGKPQSAIQLAWIALAELLGMSLWFAGTAVAPALAARFALGADGIAWLTMAVQLGFVVGTLASALTNLPDIVAPRRVFAGGCVMGALATLSAFVAPNGASLIAGRFLTGVALAGVYPPAMKIAAGWTLRRRGTALGLLIGALTLGSAGPHVLAAIAAPLAWRQVMAGVSIQAIAGAAIMLLIVRDGPHVIPTARFDPKAALVIFREPRARASTLGYLGHMWELYGCWTWMAAFGAASAFAYSGAAASWGPVIAAITFVAGAPACLLAGIAADRVGKARVARLAMIASGILALTTPLVFGRAPWLLVLVAVVWGATVIADSAQFSALITESCDPAHIGTALTLQTCAGFLLTMLSIRATAAIAETAGWQWALAPLAIGPFLGNLVVGRAGR